A window from Bacteroidetes Order II. bacterium encodes these proteins:
- a CDS encoding T9SS type A sorting domain-containing protein — protein sequence MKKIVTILFVLLSITPSLVAQTTLSAGQLVIVGFNMDDPDQFSFVPLVDLASGTVIKFTDNGWIATTSSFRTGEGTITYTAPSAVTAGTVITFSSPAAAPFSSAGSFAFSATGDQILAYQGSDSSPTFIFAVNNDGAAVWQTDATSANNSALPSGLTNGTNAVALSELDNYLYTGPTGNPTQLLASVSNSANWTGSDTTPFTMPTSSPLPIELADFTAQATKDAVTLNWQTISEVNSDVFEVQHLVKGEWQTVATVQAAGSSTDVRSYTQAVQGLQVGTHYFRLKSVDKDGGVKYSKQVAVSVEVPGTFVMNPAYPNPFNPQTTLTFAVAQKQAVTMTLFNALGQQISVLYQGTPEANTLQTVQLDGSALQSGAYFVRLAGTNFNTMQKVMLVK from the coding sequence ATGAAAAAAATAGTTACGATTTTGTTTGTTCTGTTATCAATAACTCCTTCCTTAGTTGCACAAACCACCTTGAGTGCAGGGCAGTTGGTAATAGTCGGCTTCAACATGGACGACCCTGATCAATTTTCGTTTGTTCCACTTGTAGATTTAGCTTCTGGTACTGTTATTAAATTTACAGATAATGGATGGATTGCTACTACAAGTAGTTTTCGAACTGGCGAGGGAACTATTACATATACAGCTCCGAGCGCAGTCACTGCCGGAACCGTTATCACCTTTTCATCACCGGCTGCCGCTCCTTTTTCATCAGCCGGTTCTTTTGCATTCAGTGCAACTGGTGATCAGATTTTGGCTTATCAAGGCTCTGATAGCTCTCCAACTTTCATTTTTGCAGTAAATAACGATGGTGCCGCCGTTTGGCAAACAGATGCTACAAGTGCCAACAACTCAGCTTTACCAAGTGGGTTAACCAATGGAACGAACGCCGTAGCATTATCAGAACTTGACAATTACCTATATACGGGCCCAACAGGTAATCCAACTCAACTTTTAGCTTCTGTTTCAAATTCTGCTAATTGGACAGGAAGTGACACTACCCCTTTCACCATGCCAACTTCTAGTCCCCTCCCCATCGAATTGGCGGATTTTACGGCGCAGGCCACGAAGGATGCTGTTACGCTGAACTGGCAAACGATCTCGGAGGTGAATAGCGATGTATTCGAGGTGCAACACTTGGTGAAGGGCGAGTGGCAAACCGTGGCCACCGTACAAGCAGCGGGTTCCAGCACCGATGTGCGTTCCTATACCCAAGCCGTACAAGGCTTGCAAGTGGGCACCCACTACTTCCGCCTAAAAAGTGTGGACAAAGACGGCGGTGTGAAGTACAGCAAACAAGTGGCCGTTTCGGTAGAGGTTCCGGGTACGTTTGTCATGAACCCCGCCTATCCAAACCCGTTTAATCCGCAAACCACGCTCACCTTTGCCGTTGCCCAAAAACAAGCCGTCACCATGACGTTGTTCAACGCACTGGGCCAACAAATCTCGGTCTTGTACCAAGGCACACCCGAAGCCAATACGCTCCAAACCGTGCAACTGGATGGCAGTGCCTTGCAAAGCGGTGCGTATTTTGTTCGTCTTGCCGGAACAAATTTTAACACCATGCAAAAGGTGATGTTGGTGAAATAA
- a CDS encoding ribose-phosphate pyrophosphokinase encodes MLHHYDFRPISIFAGRSNPVLAEAIAGHYGQRLGNVTIKEFSDGELYVRFEESIRGRDVYLIQSTNPPASNWLELLLMIDAARRASADRITAVIPYFGYARQERKDQPRVSIAAKLMANMLTTAGADRILTMDLHAPQIQGFFDIPVDHLYGSAVFVDAIRRMNIDNLLIVAPDMGSIKRARAYASKLGCGLAVIDKRRAQANQSEVMSIIGDVKGKNVILVDDMADTAGTLVNAAVALQERGALEVRAACTHGIFSGPALERIAHSDIVEFLVTDTIYHDPQLLHEKITTISVAPGFADAIRRIYTDDSISTLFTE; translated from the coding sequence ATGCTCCACCATTACGATTTTAGGCCTATTTCAATCTTTGCCGGGCGCTCCAATCCGGTTTTGGCGGAGGCCATTGCAGGCCATTATGGACAGCGGCTTGGAAACGTGACCATCAAGGAATTTTCGGACGGAGAGTTATATGTTCGGTTCGAGGAATCTATCCGAGGGCGCGATGTTTATCTGATTCAAAGCACCAACCCTCCAGCCTCTAACTGGTTGGAATTATTGTTGATGATTGATGCCGCACGGCGTGCGTCGGCGGATCGGATTACAGCGGTGATTCCTTATTTTGGGTATGCGAGACAAGAGCGCAAAGACCAGCCCCGTGTTTCGATTGCGGCCAAGTTGATGGCCAATATGCTTACGACAGCGGGCGCAGATCGGATACTGACCATGGATCTGCACGCGCCACAAATTCAGGGGTTCTTTGATATTCCGGTGGATCATTTGTATGGCTCGGCTGTTTTTGTGGATGCCATCCGACGCATGAATATTGACAATTTGTTGATTGTTGCGCCGGACATGGGTTCCATCAAACGAGCAAGGGCTTATGCCTCAAAATTGGGATGTGGGCTTGCCGTCATAGATAAGCGGCGGGCACAGGCCAATCAGTCCGAGGTAATGAGCATCATCGGAGATGTTAAAGGCAAAAATGTGATTTTGGTGGATGATATGGCTGATACCGCCGGGACGCTGGTAAATGCAGCCGTTGCCCTACAAGAACGGGGTGCTTTGGAAGTGCGAGCCGCTTGTACGCATGGCATTTTCTCAGGCCCAGCTTTGGAACGGATTGCGCATTCGGATATCGTGGAATTTTTGGTGACCGATACCATTTACCACGACCCTCAATTGCTGCACGAGAAAATTACGACGATTAGTGTGGCGCCAGGGTTTGCGGATGCCATTCGTCGGATTTATACCGATGATTCGATTTCCACCCTTTTTACGGAATAA
- a CDS encoding 50S ribosomal protein L25, with translation MEKVVLNATPREVGKSASAAERRKGLVPCVLYANGVAPVYFSVTELNLKPLVFTNKKAIATVEVDGKIYDCMIKQIDNHPVTDRPIHVDFQALIPGTKIRTSVPLHAVGTPKGVVAGGALKKVIFKANVECDPADLPTYIPVDVSHLEIGKDIRIKDLAVKGIKFLSDANQSIAKVVTKRANR, from the coding sequence ATGGAAAAAGTAGTTCTCAATGCCACGCCACGCGAAGTGGGCAAATCTGCCAGTGCTGCCGAACGCCGTAAGGGCTTGGTCCCATGCGTTTTATACGCCAATGGCGTTGCTCCGGTTTATTTCTCGGTCACGGAACTGAACCTAAAACCGCTGGTCTTTACAAATAAAAAGGCCATTGCTACGGTGGAGGTGGATGGAAAAATCTACGATTGCATGATCAAGCAAATAGACAACCATCCTGTGACCGACCGTCCGATCCACGTGGATTTTCAGGCGCTGATTCCGGGCACCAAAATCCGTACTTCGGTTCCGCTTCATGCGGTGGGTACTCCTAAAGGGGTGGTAGCCGGGGGCGCGTTGAAAAAGGTGATCTTTAAGGCCAATGTGGAATGCGATCCTGCCGACTTACCAACCTACATTCCGGTGGATGTTTCGCACTTAGAAATAGGGAAAGATATCCGGATCAAGGACTTAGCGGTAAAAGGGATTAAATTCCTGAGTGATGCCAATCAGTCTATTGCGAAAGTGGTGACGAAGCGGGCCAACCGTTAA
- the pepQ gene encoding Xaa-Pro dipeptidase, which translates to MENLFKNHLEAVSRYTTEALAHAAKRGECFDGIVFHAGAASVYHADDHDVWFHTVPHFVRFAPVVGPDHLVIFKPGAAIRLIHVVPQDFWYESPEPLDHPYAEVLDVTVVSSFEEAIQAAGALWKFAYIGNSPKAADALGLPQSAVEPTALLHALDWFRAYKTEYEVACVRLALERTAEGYRVAKKMTAEGRTAREIHAAYLAVTGQLDRDTPYGNIIGWDTDAATLHYTAKKTSPPNPGHTFLIDAGAATFGYASDITRTYLKAQPNSIFAGLLDKMDALELACVAMCTVGADYSAIHVHAHKTIAGMLSEAGVLTVGADEAFEKGLSRVFFPHGLGHHLGIQVHDVGGRQVDIDGTVLAPDPAYPWLRTTRPLEVGHLLTIEPGLYFIPLLLNPHRSGEHASCFNWTLVDELLPLGGIRVEDNVYVTNDGPENLSRGLIGDHR; encoded by the coding sequence ATGGAAAATTTGTTTAAAAACCATCTCGAAGCGGTTAGCCGCTATACCACCGAGGCATTGGCCCATGCTGCAAAAAGAGGCGAATGTTTCGATGGGATCGTGTTTCATGCGGGTGCTGCGTCGGTCTATCATGCCGATGACCACGACGTATGGTTTCATACCGTTCCCCATTTTGTTCGTTTTGCCCCCGTTGTTGGGCCAGATCATTTGGTAATTTTCAAGCCGGGCGCCGCTATCCGGTTGATCCACGTAGTACCACAAGATTTTTGGTATGAATCCCCCGAACCATTGGATCATCCCTACGCGGAAGTGCTGGATGTAACTGTTGTTTCCTCGTTTGAAGAAGCCATTCAAGCCGCTGGTGCTCTTTGGAAATTTGCGTATATCGGAAATAGCCCCAAAGCGGCGGATGCCCTCGGCTTGCCACAATCGGCTGTAGAGCCTACCGCGTTGCTCCATGCCTTAGATTGGTTCCGCGCCTATAAAACGGAATATGAAGTTGCCTGTGTCCGTTTAGCGCTAGAACGAACCGCCGAAGGCTATCGGGTTGCCAAGAAAATGACGGCGGAAGGCCGAACCGCCCGCGAAATTCATGCGGCTTATCTTGCGGTTACCGGGCAATTAGACCGCGATACTCCCTACGGCAATATTATTGGGTGGGATACCGATGCGGCGACCTTGCACTATACGGCCAAAAAAACGTCTCCGCCCAATCCGGGGCATACGTTCCTCATAGATGCCGGAGCCGCCACTTTTGGCTACGCCAGCGACATCACTCGAACGTATCTAAAGGCCCAACCCAATTCGATTTTTGCTGGTTTGTTAGATAAAATGGATGCGCTGGAGTTAGCGTGTGTGGCCATGTGTACCGTGGGTGCAGACTACTCGGCCATTCATGTCCATGCCCACAAAACCATTGCAGGGATGCTTTCGGAAGCGGGTGTATTAACCGTGGGTGCAGACGAAGCCTTTGAAAAGGGCCTCAGCCGGGTGTTTTTTCCACATGGCTTGGGCCATCATTTAGGCATTCAGGTTCACGATGTAGGTGGACGCCAAGTGGACATAGACGGGACGGTTCTCGCGCCCGATCCAGCCTATCCGTGGCTACGCACCACACGCCCACTGGAAGTGGGACACTTGCTAACCATTGAACCGGGGTTGTATTTTATTCCGCTGTTGTTGAATCCGCATCGTTCCGGTGAACATGCTTCTTGTTTCAATTGGACCTTGGTGGATGAGTTGCTTCCGTTGGGTGGAATTCGGGTGGAAGACAATGTGTATGTAACCAACGATGGTCCCGAAAACCTAAGCCGAGGCCTGATCGGTGATCACCGCTGA
- a CDS encoding aminoacyl-tRNA hydrolase: MAHRLIIGLGNPGKEYLHTRHNVGFMVIDALAEKTKCTIESSDIPRLAPFFGQRSVAIEAESKFKGYPFFLLKPLTYMNLSGSAVKKVANKYGIPAENMLVIYDDIALPVGTLRIRPSGSAGGHNGLQDIIDELATDAIPRLRFGIGSAFERGEQSRYVLSPFAEEEQSVVKASIKTAMDASLTFVREGLQVAMNRYNRKNSL, encoded by the coding sequence ATGGCACATCGGTTAATTATTGGGCTGGGGAATCCAGGGAAAGAATACCTCCATACCCGCCATAATGTGGGTTTTATGGTCATAGATGCCCTCGCCGAGAAGACCAAATGCACCATCGAGTCTTCGGATATTCCAAGATTGGCGCCGTTTTTTGGTCAACGCTCGGTGGCCATAGAAGCCGAGTCTAAGTTTAAAGGATATCCATTTTTTCTACTCAAGCCGCTGACCTATATGAACCTGAGTGGTTCGGCGGTAAAAAAAGTGGCCAATAAATATGGGATTCCAGCAGAAAATATGTTGGTGATTTACGACGATATTGCGCTTCCGGTTGGTACGCTCCGGATTCGGCCATCTGGAAGCGCGGGCGGGCACAATGGCCTACAAGACATCATAGACGAATTGGCAACAGATGCCATCCCGCGCCTACGCTTTGGGATTGGCAGTGCCTTCGAGCGCGGCGAACAGTCTCGTTATGTATTGTCGCCCTTTGCAGAAGAGGAACAATCGGTGGTTAAGGCTTCTATCAAAACCGCAATGGATGCAAGCCTGACTTTTGTTCGGGAGGGGTTACAAGTGGCAATGAATCGGTACAACCGCAAAAACAGCCTCTAA
- a CDS encoding substrate-binding domain-containing protein has translation MREDRSEMPSTGWQILSGLILVLIIGGLSFLAWRYLPGWMNKDKTEAVTSPATSPVPTVPANATAVRIHGSNTLAARLVPELVRAFLKQQGASDVTEIRNDQQLTFRATLNGEAVAVTVKPTGSHQGFVDAQNKQADVVMASRPVADNEAADLKNAGLGDLRSNRVENVVAMDGVAVIVNSNTRIKELSKAQVAGIFKGEITNWAEVGYPAGNINLYVRDAGATVDLFKSEIYGSEEEAISPNARSFRDNEALIQSVAEDEYGIGFTSWAATKGNAEVKSVALYTDATQPVMPNPSTIATEEYQLSRRLYLYTPKSSEGKKQVLIDRFMAYIQTSKGQEAAQRAGFVPLDPQGVNNFTTTISDKYRAAVRGGVRTNVVLRFKTGSSELDSKAVRDLERLKTDPRYAGKQFVLIGFTDNVGGEPSNVALSLKRAQSVQALMQQGGLSVASVTGLGSSDPVRENTNELYRAMNRRVDVWYR, from the coding sequence ATGCGCGAAGACCGTAGCGAAATGCCCTCCACGGGCTGGCAAATCCTTTCGGGACTGATTTTGGTGCTGATAATCGGTGGTTTGTCCTTTTTGGCTTGGCGTTATTTACCTGGCTGGATGAACAAAGATAAAACCGAGGCGGTCACATCGCCCGCCACATCGCCTGTTCCCACCGTCCCGGCGAATGCGACGGCTGTTCGGATTCATGGCTCGAATACCTTGGCGGCGCGGTTGGTGCCGGAATTGGTACGCGCCTTCCTGAAACAACAAGGGGCCAGCGACGTGACGGAAATCCGCAACGATCAGCAATTAACCTTTCGTGCTACCCTCAATGGCGAGGCTGTTGCGGTAACGGTAAAACCCACAGGCAGCCATCAAGGATTTGTGGATGCCCAGAACAAACAGGCGGATGTGGTAATGGCATCGCGGCCCGTTGCGGATAATGAGGCTGCAGACCTGAAAAATGCCGGATTGGGTGATTTGCGGAGTAACCGAGTGGAAAATGTGGTGGCGATGGATGGCGTGGCGGTGATTGTAAACAGCAATACGCGCATCAAGGAACTGAGCAAAGCACAGGTGGCGGGTATCTTTAAAGGGGAGATTACCAATTGGGCCGAGGTGGGGTATCCTGCCGGAAACATCAACCTTTATGTGCGCGATGCTGGCGCAACGGTGGATTTGTTCAAGAGCGAAATTTATGGATCGGAAGAAGAAGCCATTTCTCCCAATGCCCGCAGTTTTCGGGACAACGAAGCGCTCATTCAGTCGGTGGCAGAAGATGAATATGGCATTGGATTTACGAGCTGGGCCGCCACCAAAGGCAATGCCGAGGTAAAAAGCGTTGCCCTTTATACGGATGCTACGCAGCCCGTTATGCCAAATCCTTCTACAATTGCCACCGAGGAGTATCAACTGTCGCGGCGATTATACCTCTATACGCCCAAATCCTCCGAAGGGAAGAAACAGGTTCTAATAGACCGTTTCATGGCCTATATCCAGACCTCGAAAGGACAAGAAGCCGCCCAACGTGCGGGTTTTGTTCCGCTTGATCCACAAGGGGTGAACAATTTTACGACTACCATTTCGGATAAATACCGCGCAGCCGTCCGAGGTGGTGTGCGTACCAATGTGGTTTTGCGCTTCAAGACGGGCAGTAGCGAGTTAGACAGCAAGGCCGTCCGAGACTTAGAGCGCCTGAAGACCGACCCACGATACGCAGGAAAGCAGTTTGTGCTGATTGGCTTTACCGACAATGTGGGTGGCGAGCCTTCCAATGTGGCTTTATCGCTTAAGCGCGCCCAATCGGTACAGGCATTGATGCAGCAGGGCGGCCTTTCGGTGGCTTCGGTGACGGGTCTTGGTTCCAGTGATCCGGTTCGTGAAAACACCAATGAACTGTACCGCGCCATGAATCGGCGGGTGGATGTTTGGTATCGTTGA
- a CDS encoding NifU family protein produces the protein MFAYNDPTLLKKVEDALELIRPYLQADGGSVRIADITPDMVVELELLGACESCPMSLMTLRAGIEQTIKNAVPQISRVEAVNVAVAH, from the coding sequence ATGTTTGCGTATAACGACCCTACCTTGCTTAAAAAAGTAGAAGATGCCCTTGAACTGATCCGCCCGTATTTACAGGCAGATGGGGGTTCTGTACGGATTGCCGATATCACACCGGATATGGTAGTAGAGTTGGAGTTGTTAGGCGCGTGCGAGTCTTGCCCAATGAGTTTAATGACCTTACGCGCAGGCATTGAACAGACGATCAAAAATGCCGTTCCGCAAATTAGCCGCGTAGAGGCCGTTAACGTAGCGGTTGCCCATTAG
- a CDS encoding radical SAM protein: protein MERPYTYYDYTQSLCATCLRRVDAKIVFEAGNVYMLKRCPEHGGEKALIATDIDYYKRIRNYMKPSEMPLRFNTKVHYGCPYDCGLCSDHEQHSCLTLVEVTDRCNLTCPTCYAGSSPTYGRHRTLAEIEHMFDIVVKNEGEPDVIQLSGGEPTVHPQFFEILDAAKKRPFRHLMVNTNGIRIAKDPEFAAQLATYMPDFEVYLQFDSFKLDALVHLRGADLRSIREKALENLNRHNVSTTLVVTLQKGVNTDEIGKIIHYALQQPCVRGVTFQPTQIAGRLEGFNPKTDRCTLTEVRQAILEQTDFFTEDDLIPVPCNPDALAMGYVLKMEGEVFPLTRFINPDDLLNASKNTIVYEQDERLREHMVQLFSTGNSVECATDELNGALLCCLPRVSAPNLGYENLFRIIIMRFMDAYDFDVRAIKKSCVHIVNKDGNMIPFETMNLFYRDEKAAYLKTLQARCSA from the coding sequence GTGGAGCGCCCTTATACCTATTACGACTATACACAAAGCCTTTGCGCAACCTGTTTGCGGCGCGTAGATGCTAAAATTGTCTTTGAAGCTGGAAACGTGTATATGCTCAAACGTTGTCCTGAACATGGAGGCGAAAAAGCGCTGATTGCTACTGATATTGACTATTATAAACGTATTCGGAACTATATGAAGCCCAGTGAAATGCCGTTGCGGTTTAACACCAAGGTGCATTATGGCTGCCCATATGATTGTGGACTTTGTTCCGACCATGAACAACACTCTTGTCTTACGCTTGTTGAGGTGACAGACCGATGCAACCTCACATGCCCCACATGCTATGCAGGTAGTTCACCTACTTATGGTCGTCATCGTACCCTTGCCGAGATCGAGCATATGTTTGACATCGTGGTAAAAAACGAGGGTGAACCAGATGTGATCCAGCTCTCAGGCGGCGAACCTACGGTACACCCTCAGTTTTTTGAGATATTGGACGCCGCCAAAAAGCGCCCCTTTCGCCACCTAATGGTGAATACCAATGGTATCCGCATTGCAAAAGACCCCGAATTTGCAGCGCAATTGGCTACTTATATGCCCGATTTTGAGGTATATCTGCAATTCGACTCTTTTAAATTGGATGCACTGGTTCATCTTCGTGGTGCTGATTTGCGTAGCATCCGCGAAAAAGCCCTCGAAAACCTGAATCGCCACAATGTCTCTACCACGTTGGTAGTCACACTTCAAAAAGGCGTCAATACCGACGAAATTGGGAAAATCATTCATTATGCCCTTCAACAACCCTGTGTGCGTGGCGTTACCTTTCAACCGACACAAATTGCGGGGCGGCTGGAAGGCTTTAATCCGAAAACCGATCGTTGTACCCTTACCGAAGTTCGACAAGCGATTTTGGAGCAAACAGATTTTTTTACAGAAGACGACCTGATCCCCGTGCCGTGTAATCCGGATGCTTTGGCGATGGGATATGTACTTAAAATGGAGGGTGAGGTCTTCCCCCTTACGCGCTTTATTAATCCGGACGATTTGCTTAATGCTTCTAAAAATACGATTGTATATGAACAAGACGAGCGCCTCCGAGAGCATATGGTACAACTGTTCAGTACGGGTAACTCGGTGGAATGTGCTACTGATGAGCTGAATGGGGCACTTTTATGTTGCCTCCCCCGCGTGTCTGCTCCGAATTTGGGGTACGAAAACCTCTTCCGGATCATTATTATGCGGTTTATGGATGCTTATGACTTTGATGTGCGGGCCATCAAAAAGTCTTGTGTGCATATTGTGAACAAAGACGGCAACATGATTCCATTCGAGACGATGAACCTGTTTTATCGTGATGAAAAAGCCGCCTATTTAAAGACCTTACAGGCGCGTTGTAGCGCATAA
- a CDS encoding GNAT family N-acetyltransferase, giving the protein MGYSFVLRPATVSDATLLSQLAEQTFREAFEAIYDPEDCRRVIASSYNVPKLQNELADPHVHVWLAFSANEAIGYLQLEPDKRIPGVSGSRPLWLHRIYLKKAWTGQRVGRLLMEKALHYAEEQGHDVLWLTVWDQNPGAVRYYKRWGFRKTGYVNFPLGSENPPTDYLMQRDIGNIRVIPFHPDYRDAFAYLNYQWITHYFSVEAPDRAYLENPEKHILEKGGEIFFLLEDNIAVGTVAMIPSGPDEMELAKLAVIPEKQGRGWGKKLVEAGLDFARAKQARSVWLSTNSKLDTAINLYRKRGFLEEAVPENLGYMRVDLFMRLVFTESADSQ; this is encoded by the coding sequence ATGGGATATTCCTTTGTATTACGACCGGCTACGGTATCCGACGCCACGCTTTTGTCACAATTGGCGGAACAAACCTTTCGGGAAGCATTCGAAGCCATTTATGATCCCGAAGACTGCCGCCGCGTTATAGCGTCTTCGTATAATGTGCCAAAACTACAAAACGAACTGGCAGATCCGCACGTACACGTTTGGTTGGCGTTTTCAGCGAATGAAGCCATTGGCTATTTACAGTTGGAACCGGATAAACGGATTCCGGGCGTATCGGGGAGCCGGCCACTATGGCTACACCGTATTTATCTGAAAAAAGCATGGACGGGCCAACGGGTAGGACGCCTCCTCATGGAAAAAGCCCTCCACTATGCGGAAGAACAGGGGCACGATGTGCTTTGGCTAACGGTTTGGGACCAAAATCCGGGAGCCGTCCGGTATTACAAACGGTGGGGTTTCCGTAAAACGGGCTATGTGAATTTCCCTTTGGGGAGTGAGAACCCACCCACCGACTATTTGATGCAACGAGATATAGGCAATATTCGGGTGATTCCGTTCCATCCGGATTATCGAGATGCCTTTGCGTACCTAAATTACCAATGGATTACGCATTATTTCTCGGTGGAAGCCCCCGATCGGGCGTATTTGGAAAATCCGGAGAAGCATATTCTTGAAAAAGGGGGCGAAATTTTCTTTTTATTGGAAGACAACATCGCCGTAGGAACGGTAGCCATGATTCCAAGTGGCCCGGACGAAATGGAACTGGCCAAGTTGGCCGTTATACCCGAAAAGCAAGGACGTGGATGGGGTAAAAAATTGGTGGAGGCAGGATTGGATTTTGCCCGTGCCAAGCAGGCCCGTAGTGTGTGGCTCTCTACCAATTCTAAATTGGATACTGCAATAAACCTCTACCGTAAACGCGGTTTTCTGGAAGAAGCTGTACCTGAAAATTTGGGCTACATGCGGGTAGATTTGTTTATGCGCCTCGTTTTTACGGAATCAGCAGATAGCCAATAA
- a CDS encoding HlyC/CorC family transporter encodes MSEIAVVQARKSRLEVAAKRDVRGASQALKLAAEPTRFLSSVQIGITLVGILNGFFSGGSLTEFILNGLKGLNVPYPEASAIGVVVIAITFLSLVFGELLPKRIGMANPETIARLVAGPMTAISKITAPFIWLLTATTELFIRLLGIKSDNSAVTEEEIKAIVGEGATAGTIEAIEQDIVENVFHLGDKRVGSLMTHRSDLAWLDVADDWPTIRRILVEEQHDVYPICEGSLDHVLGLIHLKDLVVALTMQDQPDLRKLIRPAIFFPENVRAWKALERFREEKTHQGFVVDEFGQLLGLVAMDDIFEALFGDLIPKEDHDQEEDWIIKRENESWLVDARLPYDDFLREFDIIDDQYRHGEFYTISGFVLQKLRRLPKAGDTFEWRNYRFEIVDMDNNRVDKLLISEINPE; translated from the coding sequence ATGTCCGAAATTGCTGTTGTACAAGCCCGGAAATCTCGACTGGAGGTAGCAGCCAAGCGCGATGTTCGTGGCGCATCGCAGGCCCTGAAGCTGGCCGCAGAACCAACCCGGTTTTTATCCAGTGTCCAGATTGGCATAACGCTTGTCGGAATTCTCAATGGTTTTTTTAGCGGTGGATCTCTTACCGAGTTTATTCTGAACGGGCTGAAAGGGCTGAATGTGCCCTATCCAGAAGCCTCAGCGATAGGGGTTGTTGTCATCGCCATTACGTTTCTTTCCTTGGTTTTTGGTGAGTTATTGCCCAAGAGGATCGGGATGGCAAATCCAGAAACCATTGCCCGTTTGGTTGCGGGTCCTATGACGGCCATCTCCAAGATCACCGCACCATTCATTTGGCTCCTAACCGCTACAACCGAGCTGTTTATCCGCTTATTAGGCATCAAAAGCGATAATTCGGCGGTGACAGAAGAAGAAATTAAAGCCATTGTAGGGGAAGGAGCCACCGCCGGAACCATTGAAGCCATCGAACAAGACATCGTAGAAAATGTCTTTCATCTCGGTGATAAGCGCGTTGGCTCTCTCATGACCCACCGTTCCGATCTGGCATGGTTAGACGTTGCGGATGATTGGCCTACCATACGGCGCATTCTCGTTGAAGAACAACACGATGTGTACCCCATCTGTGAAGGGTCCTTAGATCATGTATTGGGCCTCATTCACCTGAAAGACCTAGTCGTTGCCTTGACCATGCAAGACCAGCCCGACTTGCGAAAACTCATCCGACCTGCCATCTTTTTTCCCGAAAACGTGCGGGCTTGGAAGGCATTAGAACGCTTCCGAGAGGAAAAAACCCACCAAGGGTTTGTCGTAGATGAATTTGGGCAGTTATTGGGATTGGTGGCGATGGATGATATTTTTGAGGCGCTCTTTGGTGACCTCATTCCTAAAGAAGACCACGATCAGGAAGAAGACTGGATTATTAAACGAGAAAATGAATCTTGGCTGGTAGATGCCCGATTGCCCTACGACGATTTCCTCCGCGAATTTGATATCATTGATGATCAATACCGACATGGGGAATTTTATACCATCAGCGGATTTGTTTTGCAGAAACTACGGCGGCTCCCCAAAGCAGGGGATACGTTTGAGTGGCGAAATTATCGTTTCGAAATTGTGGACATGGACAATAACCGTGTGGACAAACTACTGATTTCCGAAATTAACCCCGAATAA
- a CDS encoding rhomboid family intramembrane serine protease, with the protein MKPYDVRRHKEWYRFITSGFLHGSWMHLLFNMVTLWSFGPYMEKVLGSVGFLAVYMGSELAANALTYYKYKNNALYNAVGASGAISGILLGFVLFEPFKMMIVLFFPMPAIVFAILYIAASIYAAKSDTHSNWGNIAHEAHLGGAIGGLLLTIIIKPVSLLIFLSQIAHFIGLG; encoded by the coding sequence ATGAAACCTTATGATGTGCGGCGCCACAAAGAGTGGTATCGTTTTATTACCAGTGGATTTCTGCACGGAAGTTGGATGCACTTGCTCTTTAACATGGTTACCCTTTGGTCTTTTGGGCCTTATATGGAGAAAGTTTTGGGAAGTGTTGGCTTTTTGGCCGTATATATGGGTTCCGAATTGGCAGCCAATGCCCTAACCTATTATAAATATAAAAATAATGCCCTGTATAATGCTGTAGGAGCCTCAGGAGCAATCTCTGGCATCCTATTAGGATTTGTTCTCTTTGAGCCATTTAAGATGATGATCGTCTTGTTTTTCCCCATGCCAGCAATCGTTTTTGCCATTCTATATATTGCGGCATCCATCTATGCTGCCAAATCTGACACCCATTCCAATTGGGGTAATATTGCCCACGAGGCCCACTTGGGTGGCGCGATTGGTGGGCTATTGCTTACGATCATCATTAAACCGGTGTCGCTACTGATATTCTTATCCCAAATTGCTCATTTTATAGGACTGGGTTGA